Proteins from a genomic interval of uncultured Desulfuromusa sp.:
- the ispD gene encoding 2-C-methyl-D-erythritol 4-phosphate cytidylyltransferase — protein MKATVLIPAAGTGRRMGGSVNKQYLELAGKPILAHTLTLFENHPQVENIYVIVPIDDIAYCQKNIIDRFKFNKVQRIIAGGVERQDSVRNGLNAITEDGFNQQCRPILIHDGARPLFDCKRLSALIEAVEESGACTVGVPVKDTIKDVENKTITGSPDRSRLWQAQTPQGFQYHLIREAFDRADADGFVATDDASLVERLGHPVQMLEGDYRNIKVTTPEDILVAVALLGGRT, from the coding sequence ATGAAAGCAACAGTCCTTATTCCGGCAGCAGGGACAGGCCGCCGGATGGGAGGCTCGGTCAACAAGCAGTATCTGGAACTTGCCGGCAAACCCATTCTGGCCCATACTCTGACTCTGTTTGAGAATCATCCTCAAGTTGAAAATATCTATGTCATTGTTCCGATCGACGATATTGCCTACTGTCAAAAAAATATTATTGATCGTTTTAAATTCAACAAAGTTCAGCGGATTATTGCCGGCGGGGTCGAGCGTCAGGACTCAGTCAGAAACGGTTTGAATGCAATAACTGAGGATGGCTTCAATCAGCAGTGCAGACCCATTTTGATTCACGATGGAGCACGTCCTTTGTTTGATTGCAAACGCCTGTCGGCCTTGATTGAGGCTGTTGAAGAATCGGGAGCCTGCACGGTTGGAGTTCCGGTCAAAGATACAATCAAGGATGTTGAAAATAAGACCATTACCGGCTCTCCGGATCGAAGTCGGCTGTGGCAAGCTCAAACCCCGCAGGGATTTCAGTATCACCTCATCAGGGAGGCTTTTGATCGAGCTGACGCTGATGGCTTTGTGGCAACGGATGATGCGTCATTAGTGGAAAGGCTGGGTCATCCAGTGCAAATGCTGGAAGGTGATTATCGAAATATTAAGGTGACAACTCCTGAAGATATTCTGGTTGCTGTTGCCCTGTTAGGAGGTCGGACATGA
- a CDS encoding MFS transporter, protein MIKGSRTSKSAILFSICMAHFLNPFMLSAVGLALPVMGRDFSASALQLGLVETSFMLSMAIFLLAMGRLGDIYGRRKIFQLGLLLFAFSGGLISLASSIEVLIALRFLQGLGGAMVNATTMAILVAAFAPHERGKALGIAIASVYAGISCGPFIGGFLVELFGWRSLFYLMVPLGLLTYLVTWIKIKDEWADSKGEPFDWKGALIYAPSVLMLVYGVTNLKNNHAMWVLLILATFGLLLFLLVEKRAPYPMLDIRLLLENRVFALSNLAALFNYAATFGVTFFLSLYLQFVKGMGPHQAGTILIAQPVVQTFLSPFCGRLSDRIPASILATLGMGSSAAGLAVAANLSADSSLKQVVLLLIFLGLGFALFSSPNVSMIMGSVPPRHLGIASGLSASMRTFGMLTSMTIITVIFSYLMQGKSVTPETQIAFLSSMKIALLIFCGLCVIGIGCSLGRIRK, encoded by the coding sequence TTGATAAAAGGCAGTCGCACTTCAAAATCTGCCATTTTATTTTCCATCTGCATGGCACATTTTCTCAACCCGTTCATGCTCTCGGCTGTCGGTCTTGCCTTGCCCGTTATGGGACGGGACTTCTCAGCCAGCGCTCTGCAATTAGGCCTGGTGGAAACTTCCTTCATGCTGTCAATGGCAATTTTTCTTCTGGCTATGGGCCGTTTGGGAGATATTTATGGGCGGCGAAAAATTTTCCAGTTGGGACTCCTCCTGTTTGCTTTTTCAGGAGGTTTAATTTCTCTGGCGAGTTCAATAGAGGTGCTTATTGCCCTGCGCTTTCTCCAAGGGCTTGGCGGAGCTATGGTCAATGCAACAACCATGGCGATTCTTGTTGCTGCGTTTGCACCCCATGAGCGGGGCAAAGCTCTGGGTATTGCCATCGCTAGCGTTTATGCTGGCATTTCCTGTGGCCCTTTCATCGGTGGCTTTCTGGTGGAGTTGTTCGGCTGGCGTTCACTTTTTTATCTGATGGTCCCCTTGGGGCTGCTGACATATCTGGTCACCTGGATTAAAATTAAGGATGAATGGGCTGATTCCAAGGGGGAACCTTTTGATTGGAAAGGCGCTCTGATTTATGCCCCTTCGGTTCTGATGCTGGTCTATGGAGTGACCAACCTGAAAAATAATCATGCCATGTGGGTTTTATTAATCCTTGCAACCTTTGGTCTGCTGCTATTTCTTCTGGTTGAAAAGCGAGCTCCATACCCGATGCTGGATATTCGCCTGTTGCTGGAAAATCGTGTTTTTGCCCTGAGTAATCTGGCGGCATTGTTCAACTATGCCGCAACCTTTGGGGTCACGTTTTTTCTCAGTCTCTATTTGCAGTTTGTGAAAGGAATGGGGCCCCATCAAGCCGGAACGATCCTGATCGCCCAGCCGGTTGTGCAAACCTTTTTGTCACCGTTTTGTGGTCGTCTTTCTGATCGAATTCCCGCATCAATTTTGGCAACTCTGGGCATGGGCTCAAGTGCTGCTGGGCTTGCCGTCGCTGCGAATTTATCTGCTGACTCGTCCTTGAAGCAAGTTGTTCTGTTGCTTATTTTTCTGGGTCTGGGTTTTGCCCTCTTTTCTTCTCCGAATGTCAGTATGATTATGGGAAGTGTTCCACCTCGCCATCTGGGGATTGCTTCAGGGCTCAGTGCCAGCATGAGAACATTCGGCATGCTGACCAGCATGACAATTATTACCGTCATATTTTCCTATCTGATGCAGGGAAAATCGGTCACACCAGAAACCCAGATCGCCTTTCTGAGCAGCATGAAAATTGCCCTGTTGATATTCTGCGGTCTTTGTGTGATCGGAATTGGATGTTCTCTTGGCAGAATCAGAAAATAA
- a CDS encoding EVE domain-containing protein, with protein MNYWLMKSEPNAFSIDDLQNMPNQTEHWDGVRNYQARNMMRDQMKIGDQVFFYHSNCEVPGIVGIMEVVREGYPDHTAFDPQGKYFDPKSDPQNPRWIMVDIKYIRHTRRVISLAELKECEFLEGMQLVRKGNRLSIMPIKSEEWNYILGLEDKKSH; from the coding sequence ATGAACTATTGGTTGATGAAATCAGAGCCCAATGCCTTCAGCATTGACGATCTGCAAAACATGCCCAATCAGACCGAACATTGGGATGGTGTCCGTAATTATCAGGCCCGCAACATGATGCGTGACCAGATGAAGATTGGGGATCAGGTCTTTTTTTATCACTCTAACTGTGAAGTTCCTGGGATTGTCGGCATTATGGAAGTGGTTCGCGAAGGTTACCCGGACCACACTGCTTTTGATCCGCAGGGCAAATATTTTGATCCTAAAAGTGACCCGCAAAACCCACGTTGGATCATGGTCGACATCAAATATATCCGCCATACCAGAAGAGTCATATCATTAGCAGAGCTGAAGGAATGTGAGTTTTTGGAAGGGATGCAACTGGTACGCAAAGGAAACCGGCTTTCCATTATGCCGATCAAAAGTGAGGAATGGAATTACATCCTCGGTTTAGAAGATAAAAAGTCACACTAA
- the ispF gene encoding 2-C-methyl-D-erythritol 2,4-cyclodiphosphate synthase yields MIRIGHGYDVHRLVRDRRLIIGGVEIDYEFGLLGHSDADVLLHAICDAILGALGLGDLGKHFPDTDSAFAGVDSRELLRAVIAKMEAAHYCLGNLDSTVICQKPKLAPHIAKMVDLIASDCKVDPGQVNIKATTTEQLGFPGRGEGIAAHAVILLQRDEQRVAAKRAAIIS; encoded by the coding sequence ATGATCCGGATAGGTCACGGATACGATGTTCACCGTTTAGTTAGGGATCGCCGTTTAATTATTGGTGGAGTTGAAATTGACTATGAATTTGGCTTGCTGGGCCATTCAGATGCTGATGTTTTGCTGCACGCCATCTGTGATGCTATTCTTGGGGCTCTGGGTCTAGGGGATCTGGGGAAACATTTCCCGGACACCGATTCTGCTTTTGCGGGAGTTGATAGCCGGGAACTTCTTCGTGCTGTTATTGCCAAGATGGAAGCGGCTCATTATTGCCTCGGGAATCTGGACAGCACAGTCATTTGTCAAAAACCCAAATTGGCTCCTCATATTGCGAAAATGGTTGACCTGATTGCTTCCGACTGCAAGGTTGATCCTGGGCAGGTTAATATCAAGGCAACGACAACGGAACAGCTTGGCTTTCCTGGTCGAGGTGAAGGCATCGCGGCACATGCGGTCATTCTATTACAACGTGATGAACAAAGGGTTGCTGCTAAAAGGGCCGCAATTATTTCATAG
- the cysS gene encoding cysteine--tRNA ligase: MSLRVYNTMSGKKEEFQPLVPGKVGMYVCGVTVYDYCHIGHARANIVFDIIFRYLQFSGYETTYVRNYTDVDDKIINRANERQISSQDLAEEFIQAFDEDMDSLGLIKPTHEPRATDYIQQIIEINQKLIDKGKAYASGGDVYYSVDKFPDYLKLSKRNMDEMLSGARVAPGEQKQNPMDFALWKGAKEGEPSWESPWGAGRPGWHIECSAMSSSLLGDSFDIHGGGRDLIFPHHENEIAQSEGASGKPFVKYWLHNGFVNVDKEKMSKSLGNFFTIRDILKNYDAEVVRFFILSAHYRSPIDFSDQNLSEAQSGLRRFYEALEASALAIEGLNPTDHSSTEGEKLEEKFREAMDDDFNTALAIAHLFDGVRTMNRLVATKKFKKKPELVAQVQDLQATILRLGKVLGLYRSQPTEWLEKVKLTGLMQLDITQEEIEELIEQRLQARAEKDFSRGDEIRIELEEKGILLLDTREGTSWRLK; the protein is encoded by the coding sequence ATGAGTTTACGTGTTTACAATACAATGAGCGGCAAAAAGGAAGAGTTTCAACCTCTTGTTCCCGGCAAGGTCGGAATGTATGTCTGTGGTGTCACGGTTTATGATTACTGCCATATCGGCCATGCTCGCGCTAATATTGTTTTTGACATTATTTTCCGTTATCTACAGTTTTCCGGATATGAAACGACTTATGTGCGTAATTACACTGATGTTGATGATAAAATAATTAATCGCGCCAATGAGAGACAGATATCCAGTCAAGATTTGGCTGAAGAGTTTATTCAGGCCTTTGATGAAGATATGGATTCCCTCGGATTGATCAAGCCAACCCATGAACCGCGGGCAACGGACTATATCCAGCAGATTATCGAGATCAATCAAAAACTCATCGACAAAGGGAAGGCTTATGCATCTGGTGGGGATGTTTATTACAGTGTTGATAAGTTCCCGGATTATTTAAAACTGTCGAAACGCAATATGGATGAGATGCTTTCCGGGGCTCGAGTTGCACCCGGTGAACAGAAACAGAATCCAATGGATTTTGCCCTTTGGAAAGGGGCAAAGGAAGGTGAACCCAGTTGGGAATCTCCCTGGGGGGCCGGGCGCCCGGGGTGGCACATCGAGTGTTCTGCTATGAGTTCTTCGTTACTGGGGGATAGTTTTGATATTCATGGGGGCGGTCGTGATTTGATTTTTCCGCATCATGAAAATGAAATTGCCCAGAGTGAAGGGGCCAGTGGGAAGCCTTTTGTCAAATATTGGTTGCACAACGGTTTTGTGAATGTCGATAAAGAGAAGATGAGCAAATCTCTTGGTAACTTTTTTACCATCCGCGATATTCTTAAAAACTATGATGCTGAGGTTGTCCGGTTTTTCATTCTGTCAGCTCATTATAGATCACCGATTGATTTTTCAGATCAGAATTTATCTGAAGCACAGAGTGGGTTAAGACGTTTTTATGAAGCTCTCGAAGCTTCTGCTCTGGCCATTGAAGGGTTGAATCCGACGGATCATTCCAGTACGGAAGGTGAGAAACTCGAAGAAAAATTTCGGGAAGCCATGGACGATGACTTTAATACCGCTTTGGCGATTGCCCATTTGTTTGATGGTGTCCGGACCATGAATCGTTTGGTTGCAACAAAAAAATTCAAGAAAAAGCCAGAACTGGTTGCTCAGGTTCAAGATCTTCAGGCAACAATTCTGCGGCTTGGAAAGGTTTTGGGACTCTATCGTTCACAACCCACAGAATGGCTGGAAAAAGTCAAACTGACGGGGTTGATGCAGCTGGATATAACTCAGGAGGAGATCGAAGAGCTTATAGAGCAACGGCTACAGGCACGTGCTGAGAAAGATTTTTCACGTGGTGATGAAATTCGTATTGAACTGGAAGAAAAAGGGATTTTGTTACTCGATACTCGAGAAGGGACATCCTGGAGACTGAAATAG
- the rpsA gene encoding 30S ribosomal protein S1 produces MSEEKFTDEEINEDEGSFADMFEASLAEVGKPLVPGKKIDATILQIGSDWCFLDVGQKGEGVLSSAELLNAEGEMQYAVGDSISAYFLSRAGGELRFTTKVGGSGSGTEQLENAYQSGIPVDGTIEKEIKGGYEVKLAGNIRAFCPFSQTGLRPAEPADLIGENLTFKISQFSERGRNIVVSHRVILDEEREQLRVGLRETLKEGMVVKGSITNIRDFGAFVDIGGIEGLLPISEISYGRVEDINEVLSLGQELEVAVKKIDWDNNKFSFSLRDTQANPWNKVGSIFKVGSQYPGKVSRLAQFGAFVTLEDGIDGLLHISKLGEGKRIRHPQDVLSVGQQLQVMIEKIDLEERRISLSLKSQADESEETSYTEAPSVSSGFGSLGDLLKADKQKKGRKKR; encoded by the coding sequence ATGAGTGAAGAAAAATTTACTGACGAAGAAATCAATGAAGATGAAGGAAGCTTTGCCGACATGTTTGAGGCCAGTCTAGCTGAAGTTGGCAAACCACTGGTGCCGGGAAAAAAGATTGACGCAACAATCCTGCAAATAGGCTCCGACTGGTGCTTTCTTGATGTCGGCCAGAAAGGTGAAGGAGTGCTCTCTTCCGCAGAACTCCTGAATGCTGAAGGGGAAATGCAGTATGCTGTTGGCGACAGTATCTCTGCTTATTTCTTATCCCGGGCCGGCGGGGAACTCCGTTTTACAACCAAGGTTGGTGGCAGTGGCTCCGGCACTGAACAATTGGAGAATGCCTATCAGAGCGGTATTCCCGTTGACGGCACCATCGAAAAAGAAATCAAAGGTGGCTATGAAGTCAAACTGGCGGGAAACATCAGAGCTTTTTGCCCCTTTTCCCAAACCGGATTGCGCCCGGCAGAACCTGCAGATCTGATTGGTGAGAATCTGACCTTTAAAATAAGTCAGTTCAGTGAGCGAGGCAGAAATATAGTTGTTTCTCACCGAGTTATACTTGATGAAGAACGTGAACAACTGCGCGTCGGTCTGCGAGAGACTTTGAAAGAGGGGATGGTTGTCAAAGGAAGCATCACCAATATCCGTGATTTTGGCGCCTTTGTTGATATCGGTGGGATTGAAGGTCTGCTGCCGATTTCAGAAATAAGCTATGGACGGGTTGAAGATATCAATGAAGTTCTCAGTCTGGGACAAGAGCTGGAGGTCGCCGTTAAAAAAATTGACTGGGACAACAATAAGTTTTCTTTCAGCTTACGGGATACTCAGGCCAATCCCTGGAACAAGGTTGGATCCATTTTTAAAGTCGGCTCTCAATATCCCGGAAAGGTTAGTCGTTTAGCGCAGTTTGGCGCTTTTGTGACTCTGGAAGATGGGATTGACGGACTGCTGCATATTTCCAAGCTGGGCGAAGGCAAGCGGATTCGTCACCCTCAGGATGTTCTCAGTGTTGGACAACAGTTGCAAGTGATGATTGAAAAAATTGATCTGGAGGAACGCCGGATCTCTCTCAGCTTAAAAAGCCAGGCAGACGAAAGTGAAGAAACCAGTTACACAGAAGCCCCTTCCGTCTCTTCGGGATTCGGTAGCCTTGGCGATCTACTGAAAGCCGACAAACAGAAAAAAGGCCGTAAAAAACGTTGA
- a CDS encoding diacylglycerol kinase codes for MKPTSWLESLNCAIEGILWAAKSERHVRYHFVAALAVVFTALFFKISALEFFLLVLAAVIVIFAELMNTAIEAVVDLITDDYHELAKRAKDVAAGAVLVTSVGAVILGYLVLSGHIFPLFHSEPTFGAEPQGTIPVGALLIVLILVILIKAHYNRGTPLHGGVPSGHAAAAFSIAVSTFLFGESFLIGMMVLLLAVLVSQSRLLMKIHTPREVFLGALLGTVVTLLAYLFFS; via the coding sequence ATGAAACCGACAAGTTGGCTTGAAAGTCTTAATTGTGCGATTGAAGGAATTCTCTGGGCCGCTAAGAGTGAACGTCATGTTCGTTATCATTTTGTCGCTGCTCTTGCTGTTGTTTTCACGGCACTGTTTTTTAAAATTTCTGCCCTTGAGTTTTTTCTTCTGGTCCTCGCTGCAGTCATTGTCATTTTTGCGGAATTAATGAATACGGCGATAGAAGCAGTTGTTGATCTGATCACCGATGATTATCATGAACTGGCCAAGCGGGCCAAGGATGTTGCTGCAGGAGCTGTTCTGGTCACCAGTGTCGGTGCTGTTATTCTCGGTTATCTGGTGCTCTCAGGACATATTTTCCCATTGTTTCACAGTGAGCCGACTTTTGGTGCAGAGCCGCAAGGAACGATTCCGGTTGGCGCTTTACTGATCGTCCTTATTCTGGTTATTCTCATCAAAGCCCATTACAATCGGGGAACCCCGTTACATGGTGGGGTTCCAAGCGGACATGCTGCTGCTGCATTCTCGATAGCGGTTTCAACGTTTCTGTTCGGAGAAAGTTTCCTTATTGGGATGATGGTGCTGCTGCTTGCGGTATTGGTGAGTCAAAGTCGTTTGTTGATGAAGATTCATACTCCCAGAGAAGTTTTTCTTGGAGCTCTGCTTGGTACGGTAGTGACTTTGCTGGCTTATTTGTTTTTTTCTTAA
- a CDS encoding DUF4019 domain-containing protein, producing MNHLLRIAILSVVFLSLSGPVCLAGNFPSQAVIAAEKFTRLLDNKEYRLAYSAGSELLKTIDAEPEWVRERELSDLLLGTVQNRKLVSIRARDTYPGLPDDEYLVIYFEARTERKEKAAEVLLVNLSGDSWQVCSYRLK from the coding sequence ATGAATCACTTATTACGTATCGCTATTTTGTCCGTTGTTTTCTTAAGCCTTTCAGGCCCTGTTTGTCTGGCCGGAAATTTCCCATCTCAGGCAGTGATCGCGGCTGAAAAATTTACCCGACTGCTGGATAACAAAGAATATCGCTTGGCTTATAGTGCCGGTTCGGAACTGCTTAAGACCATTGATGCAGAGCCGGAATGGGTGAGAGAAAGAGAGCTCTCGGATCTGCTTTTAGGAACGGTTCAGAACCGTAAGCTGGTTTCGATCCGCGCCAGGGATACTTATCCCGGGTTGCCGGATGATGAATATCTCGTTATCTATTTTGAAGCACGGACTGAACGAAAAGAGAAAGCAGCTGAAGTCCTGCTTGTGAACCTTTCAGGGGATTCCTGGCAGGTATGTTCATATCGTTTGAAATAA
- a CDS encoding glutamine--tRNA ligase/YqeY domain fusion protein, producing MSTSETPVTSNFIRTIIAEDLKNGRRDQVITRFPPEPNGYLHIGHAKSFSLNFGLAEDFSGRCHLRFDDTNPIKEEDEYVDAIKADVQWLGFDWGEHLHFASDYFDQLYLWAVQLIKAGKAYVDSQTAEEMRENRGSLTQPGVDSPFRNRSVAENLELFEKMKKGDFSDGTHILRAKIDMSSPNMNLRDPAMYRILHAHHHRTGDKWCIYPMYDFAHGQGDSIEGVTYSICTLEFEDHRPLYDWFIEQLGIFAPQQIEFARLNLSYTVMSKRKLLQLVNEQYVTGWDDPRMPTLVGMRRRGYPPKAIRTFCERIGVGKGASWIDLSVLEDCVREQLNETSFRRQAVLKPLKVTISNYPADKIEMLEAPNHPQQPDLGTRTLPFSRELYIDQDDFMEDPPKKFFRLGPGREVRLRNAYIIKCEEVIKDNNGDVVELLCSADLDTLGKNPADGHKVKGIIHWVSAAQAQEVDVRLYDRLFSQENPDKAENYLQALNPDSFQTTTALVEPELLSAEPGTTFQFERVGYFTVDSKDSQPGKPVFNRTVTLRDTWAKLK from the coding sequence ATGAGTACATCTGAAACACCAGTCACATCAAATTTTATCCGCACAATTATTGCTGAAGACCTCAAAAACGGCAGGCGCGACCAGGTTATTACCCGGTTTCCTCCAGAGCCCAATGGTTATCTTCATATTGGTCATGCAAAAAGTTTCAGTCTCAATTTCGGTCTGGCAGAAGATTTTTCCGGACGCTGTCATCTTCGCTTTGATGATACCAATCCGATTAAAGAGGAAGACGAGTATGTTGATGCTATTAAAGCTGATGTGCAGTGGCTTGGGTTCGATTGGGGTGAACATCTTCACTTTGCCTCCGATTACTTTGATCAGCTTTATCTCTGGGCTGTACAGCTGATTAAAGCTGGAAAAGCTTATGTCGACAGTCAGACAGCTGAGGAAATGAGAGAGAATCGAGGCTCTTTGACTCAGCCGGGAGTCGATAGCCCATTTAGAAATCGCAGTGTGGCAGAAAATCTGGAATTGTTTGAAAAAATGAAGAAAGGTGATTTTTCTGACGGAACCCACATTTTAAGAGCAAAAATTGACATGAGTTCACCAAATATGAATCTGCGTGATCCTGCCATGTACCGGATTCTGCACGCTCATCATCACCGTACCGGGGATAAGTGGTGTATTTATCCCATGTATGATTTTGCTCATGGACAGGGGGACTCAATTGAGGGGGTCACCTATTCAATTTGTACTCTGGAATTTGAAGATCATCGCCCACTGTATGACTGGTTCATAGAACAACTGGGGATTTTTGCACCGCAGCAAATTGAGTTTGCACGACTGAACCTCAGCTATACGGTGATGAGCAAACGGAAATTATTGCAATTGGTGAATGAACAGTATGTCACCGGCTGGGATGACCCGCGTATGCCCACCCTCGTAGGGATGCGCCGACGTGGCTATCCCCCTAAAGCCATCAGAACTTTTTGTGAGCGTATCGGGGTCGGCAAGGGAGCAAGCTGGATAGATTTGTCTGTTCTGGAAGATTGTGTGCGGGAACAGTTAAATGAGACGAGTTTTCGGCGCCAAGCTGTTCTTAAACCACTGAAAGTTACGATTTCTAACTATCCAGCCGATAAAATCGAAATGCTGGAAGCGCCGAATCATCCACAGCAACCGGATCTGGGAACACGCACGTTGCCATTCAGTCGTGAATTGTATATTGATCAGGATGATTTTATGGAAGATCCACCTAAAAAGTTCTTCCGTCTAGGTCCAGGTCGGGAAGTTCGTTTGCGTAACGCTTACATTATTAAATGCGAAGAAGTTATCAAGGATAACAATGGTGACGTGGTTGAGTTACTCTGCAGCGCTGATCTTGATACTTTAGGGAAAAATCCAGCAGACGGGCATAAAGTGAAGGGGATTATCCACTGGGTTTCAGCAGCACAGGCTCAAGAGGTCGATGTTCGTTTGTACGATCGTCTTTTCAGTCAGGAAAATCCTGATAAAGCCGAAAACTATCTGCAGGCCCTCAATCCGGATTCGTTTCAAACGACAACAGCATTAGTTGAGCCGGAGTTATTATCGGCAGAACCAGGGACGACCTTTCAGTTTGAGCGGGTCGGATATTTCACTGTTGACAGTAAGGATTCTCAGCCGGGGAAGCCGGTTTTTAACCGTACCGTTACATTACGGGACACCTGGGCCAAGTTGAAATAA
- a CDS encoding HAD-IIB family hydrolase — protein MRPLREIAFEKLAAMKFVLADIDDTLTLNGRIPAAVYTALEKLHDAGIILIPITGRPAGWCDHIARMWPVDGIVGENGAFYFYYCADRQKMIRRYAKSDTERQQDHDRLQALGLAILTAIPEAKIAADQAYRETDLAIDICEDVPPVTPARVEKIKEIFMTAGATAKISSIHVNGWFGEYDKLSMTRSFFLEVLGQKLEAVKDQVLFIGDSPNDMPMFDYFPNSVGVANVLHYLDESSAKPAWITGNAGGRGFVELAEAILSVQQIAQ, from the coding sequence ATGCGACCACTGAGGGAAATTGCATTCGAAAAATTAGCAGCAATGAAATTTGTATTAGCTGATATTGACGACACCCTGACGCTGAATGGTCGTATTCCTGCGGCTGTATACACCGCTTTGGAAAAGCTCCATGATGCCGGTATTATCCTTATTCCAATTACGGGCCGTCCCGCCGGGTGGTGTGATCACATTGCCCGGATGTGGCCGGTGGATGGGATTGTCGGTGAGAATGGTGCGTTCTATTTTTATTATTGTGCAGACAGGCAGAAAATGATCCGTCGTTATGCAAAATCTGACACCGAGCGTCAACAAGACCATGATCGGCTTCAAGCTTTGGGCCTGGCAATTTTAACAGCCATTCCTGAGGCAAAGATTGCTGCAGATCAAGCTTATCGAGAAACAGATCTGGCCATTGATATTTGTGAAGATGTCCCGCCGGTCACTCCGGCAAGGGTGGAAAAAATAAAAGAGATATTTATGACTGCCGGGGCGACTGCAAAGATCAGCTCGATCCATGTCAATGGCTGGTTTGGAGAATACGATAAGCTCAGTATGACTCGAAGTTTTTTCCTGGAGGTTTTGGGGCAAAAATTGGAGGCGGTCAAGGATCAGGTGCTTTTTATCGGGGATTCACCAAATGATATGCCGATGTTTGATTATTTCCCAAATAGCGTCGGAGTTGCCAATGTCTTGCATTATCTCGATGAATCCTCTGCCAAACCGGCCTGGATTACCGGGAACGCCGGAGGTAGAGGCTTTGTCGAACTGGCCGAGGCAATTTTAAGCGTACAACAGATCGCTCAATAA
- a CDS encoding CarD family transcriptional regulator, with translation MFKIGDMAVYPTQGVGVVEDIEVREYSGHSQKFYILRIVDSDMKIMIPVGNVGNVGMRRLIDQQRITGVFDALAEPANGGKVASWSRRQREYNDKLKTGDLLEVAHVLRDLYQIGSGKELSYGEKKVLEQARKLLVTEVALAEGAKEAQVVQRLENIFH, from the coding sequence GTGTTTAAAATCGGGGATATGGCAGTTTATCCAACTCAGGGAGTTGGGGTTGTTGAGGACATTGAAGTTCGTGAGTATTCTGGGCACAGTCAAAAGTTTTATATTCTGAGAATTGTCGACAGCGACATGAAAATTATGATTCCAGTTGGGAACGTTGGCAACGTTGGTATGCGTCGCTTGATTGATCAACAAAGAATTACCGGAGTTTTTGATGCTTTAGCGGAACCAGCCAATGGTGGCAAGGTTGCGTCATGGAGTCGTCGACAACGAGAGTACAATGATAAATTAAAAACAGGTGATTTGCTGGAAGTTGCTCATGTTTTGCGTGACCTATATCAGATTGGTTCAGGGAAAGAGCTTTCGTACGGTGAAAAAAAAGTGCTGGAGCAGGCGCGCAAGTTATTAGTGACGGAAGTGGCTCTTGCTGAGGGAGCTAAAGAGGCTCAGGTTGTTCAGCGGTTAGAGAATATTTTCCACTAA